In Rhodamnia argentea isolate NSW1041297 chromosome 5, ASM2092103v1, whole genome shotgun sequence, the DNA window GACTACTGCAGCTGCAAGAATTACATAGCCTTTACTTTTTTGAGAAACTTAAGAGGTGTTGGTAAAGCACCCGATGAAAGCAAACACACAAACTGTTTACCCTTGGAAATCCACGTCAAAAACTGCCTTTAAAACTTGCATTGTAGAAAGAGGAAATTCTTCAAACCTCTCCAGTCTGAAAATCTCACCGACTAGGACTAAATCTGAACATGGAAAGGTTTCATGAGTTTTAATTGGTAGTGTTTCTATCTGAACAGGGACACAGGGCTTATTTGGGGCACAAGAAGTATATAACGCCAAACAAAAGGCAGATGCTTCCTTTCTTTATGAACTCCTCTATTCCTGAAGAAGATTTTAACAGAATCATCAAAGAATTGCATCGGGATTCATTAGGGCACCCTGAACTCAGAACAAGCAAAAGTGGAAGAGATGTTACTAAGTACCCTGTCCCTGAGTGTATGTGCAACAGTTCAAGCAAGACTTGATCGTCTACGTGACAAATGAGATTTTCCAAGAAGGTAGGTTTTGATGCTCGATCGAATATTCCATATATTTGAGCAGATTCATGTGGGTTAGAGCCCCTGGAGAACCTGGAAGGGCAATGAAGATCCTTTGAACTTCCGGCAGAGACGTACAATTTTGGTGGACCCGAGATTCTTGCTACAGCAGTAACTATGCATAGACGAATGAATCTGCTTATCCACGAGATATGAGAAAAGATCTCTTTACGGcattattttttcattctttactTGAGAATAGGTATTGTTGTTTTTAGATCATTCTTTGTAGCATTCTAATCAGCCTCATGCGACATCTCTAAATGTAAATGTATATATGTAATACTTTGTGGAGAACACGATTATAATTAAGAAGTTGTTGTACCACGGTCGACAGATTTACTTGATGTTACAGCTTTAGTATCGTGGTTTCAGATAGACACCATTCAGTCTACAGGACGCTGCTATTGGTGGTTGTTAGAATGGTGCTTGTTGGGAACACAGAACCTGTGGTTAGTAAACTAGGTCGGATGGAATAAGAGAGATGGCATAATCGACAGCAGAACGAGATAAGCGTGGTGCAGTGCCTTGTCCATTGCGCGATATTGTGTAGAAAGGTCATTTATATATATTGGTCTAGCCTGTCATTGAGACCGAGTGTCATGGGACTGGAGTTAAGTCCATGGTGCGATTCACCAGAACTCTTCCAAGAGGCCTTAAGACCAGTGCTCACTGGCTGTCGCCATCAGAAAAAAACATGTAAAGGCTTTCCACCGGAGCAGCTTCATATTTGTTCGGTAAAGACCATTTATAACTTACCCGAATGCATTCGATCTTGTTAAACGTCCAAATGCTTGAAAACCTGCAGTAGCTAAAATAAATTTCGTTAGGAAATAAAACATCCAGGGTCAAACCCTTCAGGTGTTGGTTGTCACCTGTAAAAATGAACGAGTCCCAGGAACTAGACGTGGCCGATttcgtggaaccgccggttctggttccgggtttggaattgccggttcctaggcccaacgactctttttccccgggcctccccccttttttttttttttttttaaaaaacgagtTGGAACCAACCTGGAACTagcggtttcgggccggttccaacaatttagaaaccggaaccggcccttgagagccggttcccggttggaaccgtgggcccggtcaacgggcaagttccgggcccacggttccatttggccatgtctacctgtAACAGACTTGAACACATTTTTCCGCCTTTCTAGGGAGCTAgttgctccttttttttcttttttttttttttttctattaactTCAAGTGCTTCGCCTTGGGCTGCAAGAAGTCATTGATTTTGACTAATTTGTCTTAGACAACTCATTTGTTCCGACACATCACATGGATGTAATTTGACTGACCAAGTCGGACGCTCTTGCATCATGTTAATCAAGCACATCTGACCATTCTTATAACATTTTAGTGCTTCGGTCTCATGTCTTTTTCCTTCTGTAAGACTTTTAATTGGTGACCTTGCAGAAATCTGTTAATGTTCAAATATTAATGAGGACTCGAGGAGTCCTCAAAATAGATAAAGGGGCGGCGAAGCTTACATGGTACGCACTCAAGTGAGGCTTGGTTGTTGGCGGTTCGCGCTCTTGACCACGCATCTGATTTTTAAACACAAGAGATTGTGCTAATATTATTAATTCTTGTACGATTTTCTTGGCCACGGCAGATCAATTGGTCAATGAAAATACCCAATTCCCTTTGAATGAAGTAGATGGAACAGAGTAGTCGCAAGCAACACAATTAGCGTTGTGCTAATATATTAACTTTCTTCGATTTCTTAGGCACTGCAAATCTCGTTAGTCAACTGAGATACCCACTTCACTTTGAATAGAGTAAGATAGAACAGAGCAGTCGCAGGCGTTCTGTTGGGttctgtggtaaaaaaaattgaagagagcATAAGTCAGAGTTGCAACTAGGTACCCTCCAGGTACTAGTATTCCCATGTTCATGTCCTTTTGCATAGGGCTGCCCATCTGATGGTCTTCATCCTGTTTCCTCATGACGTAGCTAGGTGCTTATGTGGTCGTCCCGAAGAAAGGATTCTCAAATAACAATGAACGACTTATAAATACGATGTGGAGTTTTACTTAAAAGTTGCAGTTTGGGTACAATCCAACTGTGGCAATTCCGATTTCCAAACAGACTGGAAGATGAACAGTAGAAAGAAAAACAGTCGACCCTGGGAACAAACACCGGTTGAAGCTGCACCTGCAGGGGTTGTCATCCGGAGAGCTTGGtgggaaagaaggaaagaagagaatgAGGGGAAGATGGTTGTGGTCAGCTACAACCGGGAGAGAGATGAGTTAACGGGGAAGTAGGACACGACAATCGGAGCTGCCGCGGCCTTCGATTTGCTATTGACTTTGGATGGGGGCGGGAGTTTGTCGGAGGCACGGTCATTCACCCTggctgaggaggaggaggaagaaggcatGAACTTGAAGCAACTGAAAAAAGCACGAAACGAAGGCATTTGGGAAGGCACGAGCCTCTACTTTGACGGGTAAGTGAAGCGAGGAAGATAGATTTGGGTTTTGCACTTTGTTGAGTCAATTCACATCAGAGAAAGGGTGTTATTTATAAGTGAGAGACGAAGCAGAGTACGAATGATCCCCCACTGAAGCTTGCCGAGCACGGCTAAGAATACCGCTTGTATTATTCAAAACCGTTCCCTTTTGCCAATTCTTcccaccattttctttttcgactcctcttcttcttctttcttaaaaaaaaggGCACGTGATTGGATTCCTGTGCTAATGTTGGGCCGTAACTTTACAGGCCAATGGGGAAGGCCCATGAGCAGGCCACATGTATTGGGGGAAAATACGTCCGAAAAATGGTTCCTTTTATCCTAATTTATCCTCACCTTGCCTGTATGTTCCCCCCGCCCCTGAAACTGAACCGCGAAACCCTCTCAgtcctctctctcgctctctccttcgaagaaggaagaagaagaagaagaagatgccgcTGAAGGTGTTGGATGCGACGGTGTCGAGCTTCGACACGGTGTTTGACAAGTTCAGATCGGAAGCCCCCACCCACAGCACcaacctcatcctcttcttgGCTGACACGGACCCTTCCACTTCTCTCAGCTGGTGCCCTGGttgcctctccctctctcatgcTTATCATTGTCGCATCTCTGATTCCTCCCCGATTCACCTGCTACTTTCTCTCTCAGTCTCTTCCTAGGATTATAATTTAGTTTAAAGATGAGACCCATGGGATATTCCCGCAAATGCTGATGTAGTTGCAAGAGGCTCGATCAATCACATAGTAAAGTGTCTATGTTCCGTGGGTTATATTGTTCATGGACTCTGGTACCGATACCACCTTACCTTGTGTTGTATGTTTCAAGTTCATCGCGCGATTCAGATTTCAAAAGCTCCATAAGTTTTTCCGTTGATGCTTGTCCTTGTGGGTAGATATTGTGTTGCTTTTTGTTGTGAGAATAGCCTTCTTTTGCCACGCATCTGCGGCTGCATTTGCGTCACTGCAATTACTTGATACTTCAACCCTGCTTCACTACTGTCCCACTTCTCTTGCTCGTTTAGTTAGTGGCTAATCCAGGATCAAACCTCATTCCTACTTTTCACTTGTCCACCTGCCGTGTCACTAAGCCTGCTGGCCGGGGGCAGCCGTGTAGCTGATTTAGTTATTTTGTTATTGAGGAATTCATCAAAAGGTCCCCACTTCTAATGTCTTCAAATTAGGCCTACCACCTATGTAATAGCTGGTCGAGATAAGTCCACCGCCTTTTTGGCACGTTTAAAGAGAGGGTAACAGTTTGTCGTGAAGGAGATCTACTTTGTGAAGTTTCTACGGTATTATCCAGTATCCTTAAGGCCATCTTCAACTACACTCAGATGTTCCAAGAAACTAACCGCTAGTTCTGAAGTGCAAAGCAGCAGTTTAGATGCCCAGTCCCCGGTTTTTTGGTGGACTCTTTCTGTGTTGTAATATGGTGCTTTGATAAGTCTGATGGATTGAGCGAACTCGTTCTGGGACATCCTTACCCTGGCTCATAGTCGGTCTCCTTAGTGAATCCAATGTGTAGACTAGGATGTCAAAACTTCCTAGGGATATACAGTAAAGCCAACATTAGCTCTGTAGGATGCCTGTCCCTGGTATTGAACGAACCAGGGATAGGGGTGTAACCTACCAAAATGTAAACAACAGGGATAGGCATACTATTTTGACCACCAAATTGAAAGGGTCTGCGTCTTTGTGGCATATTTGTCATCTTCCCCATTCTCACTCCTTTTGTGTTTTCAGATTGTGTGAGAGCTGAACCTGTGATCTTCAAAAAACTGGAAGGACCATCGGATAATGTAGCACTTCTGCGAGCTTATGTTGGAGACAGACCTACTTGGAGGAATCCCCTACACCCGTGGAGGGTAGACCCCAGGTTCAAGCTTACTGGAGTTCCGACGCTGATGCTGTGGGAGGATGATGTGGTCAAAGGTCGACTTGAAGACCACGAAGCTCACGTCGAGCGCAAAATAGATGGCCTTGTTGCTGGGAAATGAGCTTTCATGCTTTAATATTTACTGAATAGGTTTCGTACCTATCAAAAGCATTTCTTTCAATAATTGGTGCTTAATGCTGCATCATTGTGTTGCTATTGAGTTGTCCCTAGCATGATGCTCCTTGATGGGTTTCACTTGAAAGTCTGTCTGAAGTAACTGAATGAATTGCGCCAAACTTACTCCCTGTAATTCTCTGCTATTATTGAGCAGGCACCTAGTCTTACTCGAATAGATCCGTGACGTCCGACTGATGTGTATGGGGTATCTGATCAGTGCTGCAAATTACTAGGGGCAACGAAGCAGATTTGTGGTTGTTAAGGCTTCGGTAGATTGTGATTGGGGATATGTGCTAAGTGATGAAAGGATTTTCAGAAATTTTGGGCCCATATGGATTTCAGAATGTTCGTTTCTTGGGATGGAGAGCATGTTTTTGATGTTGAACTTGTATGAGAAGAACTCAGTTGTTCAATCGAATCCTTCGGTTTTAGCTTTCATCAAAGGTGGGCAGGGGGCGCGCTTTAAGATCCGTTTCGGTGGGCTGACCACGATTATCTAATCGTTacattttctatgcaaaatcgATGGACTCTGGGCGGGCCAAGATTCTAGGGGGGACCTAAAAGGTCCATGCTCCAAGCCTCCAAGCCAGGCCCGAATGGTCGAGATTTATGACCTGGGCTAAAATTCTTTTAGTCATGTTTGTCGTATTTATGTAGCATTTTATATCCATAAAagtgatgaaaattttcaaataaaagcccacGGTATCGCCATTTTCTCGAATGAGAACCTACAATGGATGTTATGCTAAATAAATGCCTTGAGTGGTCATATCagtttcaaaaaaggatatGGCCTCATCGGCCAAAAAATATTCTCgttctttacttttttgaattatttccttttttttttttttttccttttccctcttccctccaTCGGCCTCAAGCGATGGCCGCCCTAGGTTGGTGAGACCAAGTAAGggcgagggcgacccttgcTCGATGTTGATGTGGGCGGTTCTCGCTTGCCCGGGAGAGGGTGGCCCTCACTTGAGGCCGGACGATGGCGaggggagggaaaaagaaaaaagaaaaaaggaaattaaaaagtgaatatatatatatacttagaaaatttttaCTAAAATACCCCTTCTTTGACGACCGGAATAGTCGTATGCTCATTGGCGTGCTaaaagtctttttatttgagatgatttggcCACTTTAAGTTATTGTTTAAAACTATGTTCATTTTAGAGgtcttgtttgagaaaatgacgacGCTTGGGgtcattattttaaattttccctaaaaagaaTAGATATTCTAAAATGATTTACTTTGAGTTgacaaaaagttaattttttggcCGAGACTTAGCTCATCATGTTATTATATCCAGGTCTGTTTGATAATAATTCTATTTTTGGGAaccatttttgagaaaaaaatgattttttctaatgcCTTTAAAAGCCTGAGGTTCCATATTTCTTTCGGTgttagtggttttttttttagtccaAGGTGTTAGTGTTAGTGGTTTTAAGGGGTGAAGctgaagattaaaaaaaaaatgaacggctgagattaagaTGGACATAATCCAACGGTGGAAAAGTTGGTAGAGCAGCAGAACGGAGCTAGGGTTTTGAGTATTGCCTGGCCATACTTAAGCGAAGCGAACCCTCATTTATTCCCTTGTTGCAGCCTCAGCGAGCGAAAGAGAGAGACTGCGGGGGGAGAGATCAGAAATGGCGccgaagcagaagcagaagcagagcaGGAATCCGGAGCTGATCCGGGGAATTGGCAAGTTCTCAAGATCGAAGATGTACCACAAGAGGGGTCTGTGGGCCATCAAGGCCAAGAACGGCGGCGTCTTCCCCCGCCACAATCCCATCGCTAAACCATCTCCTCCCGCCGCCAAACACCCCAAGTTCTACCCTGCCGATGACGTTAAGAAACCTCTCCTGAACAAGCGCAACCCCAGACCTACCAAGCTGAGGTTCGCACACGACTCGACCCTCTGCTTGTTTCCTTTATCTTGGCAAGTATACTTGTGGATTTTGTTTGTTGCGTACAATCATTCGTAGATGATATCTTGCGAGTATGTCTGGCTATGAGGAGGGACGTTTGTACATAGATTTTGCGAGTCAAATTGACTTTATTAGTGCCCTTTTCAATGGTCATAAATAGACACCTTGCTTACAGCTAGCTGCTGCTGACATAGTAGGTGAAGTTGgatctcgttttctttttccggGTTGTCCTTTTTGACGACATTGGCATCAGTGTTCACTTATTGTCACATTGGTCACTGTTTGGTTCTGATTGAGCAATGACTTAAGCTCTAGTCAGGTGCTTTTGCCTGCTGTTTAAGCATTTCCGTTGGTTCTATTTGTAGGGCAAGCATCACCCCCGGAACTGTACTGATTATACTTGCCGGGAGATTCAAGGGAAAGAGGGTTGTGTTTCTGAATCAGCTCTCCTCTGGATTGCTCTTGATTACTGGTTAGCACTATATCCTACCCTGCGGTCGATTGTTACTTGCGTTGCTGCTTTTGTCATTGATGCATTAGGGATCCTGCTATTAGTGACATGGGCTATCCGCTCTATCACCTTGCTTGTATGCTTCCTGAATTTTGACGTTATACTACAGGGCCATTCAAGATCAATGGCGTGCCCCTAAGACGAGTGAATCAGTCTTATGTCATTGCAACCTCCACAAAGGTTGATGTGTCTGGAGTTAATGTTGAGAAATTTGATGACAAATACTTTGCAAAGAAagttgagaagaagaaaaataaaggggAAGGCGAGTTCTTCGAGGCAGATAAAGAGGTCATTTTTCTCAACTCAATCTTTTTCCCGCCTGTATTTGGATGTAATATTTGTATTGGTTCTTACCAGTTCTGATTCTCACATTTAGGAGAAGAATGTCCTTCCGCAAGAGAAGAAAGATGATCAGAAATCGGTGGACACGGCATTGATAAAATCAATTGAGGGTGTGCCGGATTTGAAGACATATTTAGCTGCGAGGTTCTCCTTGAAGGCGGGCATGCAGCCGCACGAGCTGGTTTTCTAGACATTGTTAACTGTTTTTGGTTTCCTGACTTTCTATATTTACCTCTCCAAATTTTGAGTTGGATCGGAAGATGTGACTGCTTTAAGATTACCGATTGCAGTAGGCATCTCAATGTTATGTAGTTAAAATTTGGTTGGATGGATTCTTGCTTTCCGTCTTTTCCTCCAAATGCAGAAATTTTGATGGGCTATGCGGTGCTCATTTTCATGCCTAACTGCAGAGATTCGATGAAAACCGGGCATTTCATTCTTGGATTTGGGGACTTGAGTGTGGAGTCCAGACTCCGGTGTTGTTTGCTTGCCTTAGCACTTGAGGACTTGTGACTATCTACAGTCACTTTGATTAAATTGGGGTAATATCAGGATTTGTTTGTTGCTGAGATAGCAAAATGCCTATCCTTGGTTGTTGTTTCGAAGGATGGCCAAACAAAGGAGGGGAGCTTCTTTTGTCTATTGCGATGCAATCTTCCATCACCAAACATGTTccgctttgcttttttctatATGTTGAAATCGCCATGTGCTAGAAGACATTGCCCCGTATACATCCATGTGTCGATTTTCATTGTTTTGACAACCGAAGGAAAGTAAAAGTACGTTGCCCTGTTCCGGTTCAATTTTAAGGCAGGTTAGCATCCGAAATGCATTCAATAATCTACTCTTCTTTTCAAGAATGAAGATGGACAATCAtaagattttcttcttcttttttctttcctttcttcactAATTTTCGACTTCGAaagaatgatattttaattattttatgaatCTCACCCTCATTAGAATGAAagtgaaaatgcacaaaattgCCCGGATCGTAAATGCCAATTTAAAGCAAAAACGATTTCTGGACATTAAAGCACACTTCTTCAGCATTATTTGTATCGATATATGTCAGCAAACTTAGTTTTGTACAAATAAAAGGACttaattgaataaattaacatggtagagaattgattggaataagCGTACGAGGTTTATTACCAAAAAGTAGGGTTTTTCCCTAAATACTAAACAAG includes these proteins:
- the LOC115753044 gene encoding thioredoxin-like protein Clot produces the protein MPLKVLDATVSSFDTVFDKFRSEAPTHSTNLILFLADTDPSTSLSWCPDCVRAEPVIFKKLEGPSDNVALLRAYVGDRPTWRNPLHPWRVDPRFKLTGVPTLMLWEDDVVKGRLEDHEAHVERKIDGLVAGK
- the LOC115753041 gene encoding 60S ribosomal protein L6-like, which produces MAPKQKQKQSRNPELIRGIGKFSRSKMYHKRGLWAIKAKNGGVFPRHNPIAKPSPPAAKHPKFYPADDVKKPLLNKRNPRPTKLRASITPGTVLIILAGRFKGKRVVFLNQLSSGLLLITGPFKINGVPLRRVNQSYVIATSTKVDVSGVNVEKFDDKYFAKKVEKKKNKGEGEFFEADKEEKNVLPQEKKDDQKSVDTALIKSIEGVPDLKTYLAARFSLKAGMQPHELVF